Genomic window (Armatimonadota bacterium):
GCTCGCGCGCCCATACCCCCATGGTGCCCTGGCGACGGGTCAAGGATGGCTGCTGCCAGTCTCGGTACATATGCAAGTCGTCGCCGGGGCGTCCGTCGTGGATGTCGCCGCCGCCAATGAAGCCAAGCTTGCGCCCGCGCGCGACCGCATCAACCACGTGCTGGCCGCGGCGCTCCCCGCCCTGGGGCAGAATCGGCCGCGGGTTGCCGTCCTGCGCGGGACACTCGCTGTTGCCCCATATCGAGTAGATCTCGACCAGCCGCTCGTGCTCGGGGTCATGCAGGCCGTCCCAGTTGACCCCCATTTCCGCGTTCGCGCTGTGATGGGGCACCACCAGCGCGCGGTGCTGCCGCGCGGCGGCGAAGAGCTGCTCCAGATGCTCCATCCCCGGGTCGTTGGCGCGCAGCACCGGCCCGCCGCTACCGGGATAATAGATATTGCGATGCCCGTGCTTAGAGCTCGTCCACTCCACGCCTACAAACGTGACATAGCGACCAGGCTTGTCGAAATCGTTCGTCACCCGCGTGAAGTACTCCCACTGCGCGTCCGTCAGCCATTCGAAGTGATCGGACAGCGCGAACACGTCGAGGAAGCCCTCATGCTGCGCGAAGTGGTAGAGCTCCTCCGGCATGCGCAGGCCGTCGCTGAAGAAGGTCTGGCTGTGCAGGTCACCCCAGTACAGGCGCAGGTCCGGCGCGCTGGCCGTGACTTCGATCGGGTTGCTGCGGCCGCTGATGCCGGTGCGCGGGTCGGTGATGGTGAAGGTGTGGGTGCCCGGCTCGCGGAAGGACAGGCCGGAGACGACGCCAAGCGCGCGCTCGTCGTCCGCGAACGTCCCGGAAAGCGTCTCGCACGCGACCTCTCGCGGGGCGACTGACGCCGGCCCGCCATTGAGCAGAAGCGGCCCCCTCCAGCGCGCCACTACGTTGTCCATGAAGCCGAAGCCCCGCGGCGAGAGGTTGAAGGGGCTGACGAGACGGGGATAGGCCCGATAGCAGCCCGCCGCCACCGGATGCGG
Coding sequences:
- a CDS encoding CehA/McbA family metallohydrolase, which gives rise to MEQRPLVGFHIVAPSTVAVGEAFDLKLKCLTTPHPVAAGCYRAYPRLVSPFNLSPRGFGFMDNVVARWRGPLLLNGGPASVAPREVACETLSGTFADDERALGVVSGLSFREPGTHTFTITDPRTGISGRSNPIEVTASAPDLRLYWGDLHSQTFFSDGLRMPEELYHFAQHEGFLDVFALSDHFEWLTDAQWEYFTRVTNDFDKPGRYVTFVGVEWTSSKHGHRNIYYPGSGGPVLRANDPGMEHLEQLFAAARQHRALVVPHHSANAEMGVNWDGLHDPEHERLVEIYSIWGNSECPAQDGNPRPILPQGGERRGQHVVDAVARGRKLGFIGGGDIHDGRPGDDLHMYRDWQQPSLTRRQGTMGVWARELTREAVWEALWNRRVYATTNVRVILRFEVCGAPMGQTVSASGPRSIRVRAASELPIARVEVVRDGREAFTLTPDACEVDWAAEDAATDAPTYYYARVTRTDGEMAWSSPVWVTVGAPTAGAT